One part of the Lycium ferocissimum isolate CSIRO_LF1 chromosome 8, AGI_CSIRO_Lferr_CH_V1, whole genome shotgun sequence genome encodes these proteins:
- the LOC132067745 gene encoding uncharacterized protein LOC132067745, which produces MMAVKANPNSLSLSSTHYYSSFPVHRISLKSFPFLPDFQCRNLVWACSKKPISGSLNLDPSFSNSGSGSSQKMDSMNDGVEVSSSPSNAIDFLTLCHSLKTTKRKGWVNHAIKGPESIADHMYRMSLMALIAGDLPGVNRERCIKMAIVHDIAEAIVGDITPSDGVPKAEKSRLEQAALTEMCKVLGGGMRAEEIKELWQEYENNASLEANLVKDFDKVEMILQALEYESEHGKVLDEFFFSTAGKFQTETGKSWAAEIHSRRNSRLGK; this is translated from the exons ATGATGGCAGTTAAAGCAAACCCAAATTCCCTTTCCCTTTCATCAACTCATTATTACTCTTCTTTCCCAGTTCATAGAATTTCTTTAAAAAGCTTTCCTTTTTTGCCTGATTTTCAATGTAGAAACCTTGTTTGGGCTTGTTCTAAGAAACCCATTTCGGGTTCTTTAAATTTGGATCCGAGTTTCTCGAATTCCGGGTCCGGGTCGTCACAAAAAATGGATTCAATGAACGATGGTGTTGAAGTTTCGTCTTCTCCTTCAAATGCCATTGATTTCCTCACTTTGTGTCATAGTCTTAAG ACCACAAAGCGGAAGGGATGGGTAAATCATGCAATAAAAGGTCCTGAATCTATTGCTGATCATATGTACCGTATGTCCCTGATGGCCCTGATTGCTGGTGACCTTCCTGGCGTTAATAGGGAAAG GTGTATTAAGATGGCCATTGTTCATGATATCGCAGAAG CAATTGTTGGAGATATAACTCCGTCTGATGGTGTACCTAAGGCTGAAAAAAGCAGGCTTGAGCAAGCTGCTTTGACTGAAATGTGCAAAGTTCTTGGTGGAGGGATGAGAG CTGAAGAGATTAAAGAACTGTGGCAAGAGTACGAAAACAATGCTTCACTGGAGGCCAATCTTGTAAAAGATTTTGACAAG GTTGAAATGATCCTGCAGGCATTGGAATATGAATCAG AACATGGGAAGGTACTGGATGAGTTTTTCTTTTCAACTGCAG GAAAATTTCAAACAGAAACAGGAAAAAGCTGGGCAGCTGAAATCCATTCAAGGAGAAACTCCAGACTGGgaaaatga
- the LOC132066184 gene encoding putative F-box protein At1g50870 produces MEEKMKSGVERKSEIPSDIISDIFSWLPVKSLCRFKCVSRFYNSLVSDPSFVDIHQSRSKYPPDKIEFLAHSREKNFYTVDLKVEDKKASALCIKELDGISCTNIGYVNGSCSSTRTPHGEIVLIVNTSFKPNRMFFYDLKKKSWRSEIEVMELEGQTEIIAWFLSLMNTSICIRILLSVEFSILRRPRSVLPV; encoded by the exons atggaagagaagatgaagagtgGTGTTGAAAGAAAATCTGAAATACCTTCAGATATCATATCTGATATATTCTCTTGGCTTCCTGTCAAGTCTTTATGTCGTTTCAAGTGCGTTTCTAGATTTTATAACTCTCTTGTATCGGATCCATCTTTTGTAGACATCCATCAAAGCCGCTCAAAATATCCTCCTGATAAAATTGAATTTCTCGCGCATTCAAGGGAAAAGAATTTTTACACCGTAGACCTGAAGGTGGAAGATAAAAAAGCCTCCGCTCTATGTATCAAGGAGTTAGATGGCATTAGCTGTACCAATATTGGTTATGTTAACG GGTCTTGCTCTTCTACTCGTACTCCTCATGGTGAGATAGTTTTGATCGTGAACACTTCGTTCAAGCCAAATCGGATGTTCTTTTatgatttgaagaagaagagttgGAGATCAGAAATCGAAGTCATGGAGCTTGAAGGACAAACTGAGATCATTG CATGGTTCTTGAGCTTGATGAATACTTCCATCTGCATTCGAATATTGTTATCTGTTGAATTCAGTATACTTCGCCGCCCTCGGTCGGTTTTGCCTGTTTAA
- the LOC132066185 gene encoding uncharacterized mitochondrial protein AtMg00240-like, with amino-acid sequence MSDLGLLHYFLGIEVSQVKEGIFISLKKYTKSILQKFKMMDCRSMAIPLAANEKFRKDDGAKKANSSLYRSLIGSLLYLTSTRPDIMFAASLLSRFMQEPSQVHFGATKRVLHHLQGTMDYGIMYKFDGDLDLIGYSDSDWAGRIDDMKSTSVILSYLVQAFVLGCQKSKVLLLNPLPMQNMSQQLRLLLKLFGLGECLKILVKNKKE; translated from the coding sequence ATGAGTGATCTTGGGTTGCTACATTATTTCTTGGGCATTGAAGTTtctcaagtgaaagaaggaaTTTTTATTTCTCTAAAGAAGTATACTAAAAGTattcttcaaaaatttaaaatgatggATTGCAGGTCTATGGCCATACCATTAGCAGCAAATGAGAAGTTCAGAAAAGATGATGGAGCAAAGAAAGCTAATAGCTCACTTTACAGGAGCTTGATTGGAAGCCTGCTATATCTTACTTCAACAAGACCTGACATTATGTTTGCTGCTAGTTTATTATCCAGATTCATGCAAGAACCAAGCCAAGTGCATTTTGGAGCTACAAAGCGTGTTCTACACCACTTGCAAGGGACAATGGATTATGGGATAATGTACAAATTTGATGGAGATTTGGACTTAATTGGCTATTCTGATAGTGACTGGGCTGGAAGGATAGATGACATGAAGAGTACTTCAGTTATACTTTCTTACTTGGTTCAAGCATTTGTTCTTGGTTGTCAAAAAAGCAAAGTGTTGTTGCTCAATCCACTACCGATGCAGAATATGTCTCAGCAGCTAAGGCTACTTCTCAAGTTGTTTGGCTTAGGAGAATGCTTGAAGATATTggtgaaaaacaaaaaggagTGA